The Cellulomonas flavigena DSM 20109 DNA segment TTCGACGGCGTGCACCGCGGGCACGTCGCCGTGCTCAGGCGCATGGTCGACGACGCGCGTGCCGCCGGTGCCCACGCCGTCGCGGTGACGTTCACGCCGCACCCGGCCCAGGTGCACCGCCCGCACGACGCGCCGCCCCTGCTGCTGGGCGACCGGGACCGGATCGAGCTGCTCGAGGCCACAGGCCTCGACGCGGTGCTGCTGGTCACCTACACGCTGGACTTCGCGCGCCAGACGCCGCAGGAGTTCGTCGAGCGCTACCTCGTGGGGGCACTGCGCGCACGCACGGTCGTCGTGGGGCGCGACGTCAGGTTCGGGTGGCAGAACTCGGGTGACCTGTCGACGATGCGTGGGCTGGGGGAGCAGTACGGGTTCGACGTCGAGGTGATCGCCGACGTGCGGCCCGACGAGACCCCCGATGCGGGCCCGGCGCACCGGCGCTGGTCCTCGACGTGGGTGCGTGAGCTGCTCGTCGCCGGCGACGTGCGCGCCGCGGCCGACGTGCTCGGCCGACCGCACCGCGTCCGCGGTGTCGTGGTGCACGGCGACGCTCGCGGTCGCGAGCTCGGCTACCCGACCGCCAACCTGGGCGCCACGACGGGCCTCGTGCCCGCGGACGGCGTGTACGCCGGGTGGCTGCGACGCGAGCACCGGCCGGACGGCACGCCCGTCGGCCAGGACCGGGTGCTGCCGGCCGCGGTGTCGATCGGGACCAACCCGACGTTCGAGGGGCGGGAGCGTCGCGTCGAGGCGTACGTCCTCGACCGCACGGACCTCGACCTGTACGGCGAGGAGGTCGTGCTCGAGCTCGTCGAGCGGCTCCGGCCGACGCTGCGGTTCGACTCGGTCGACGAGCTGCTGGCGCGGATGGCCGTCGACGTGGAGGACGTCCGGCGCGTGCTGGGCGCCGGGGCGACCCGCTCGGGGTCCGTGCCGACGTGAGACGTGACGGCGCGCGTCACTGGTAGGGTTGTCCTCGCCGTACGACCGGCCGCGGACCGAGAGAGCCCGGGTGGACATGCCCCGGCGCACCGCGCAACGAGAAACCTGAGGAGCACCGTGTCGCTCGACACTGCCACGAAGCAGTCCATCATGGCCGAGTACGCCACCCACGAGGGCGACACCGGCTCGCCCGAGGTCCAGATCGCCGTCCTCACGCAGCGCATCAAGGACCTGACCGAGCACCTCAAGGCCCACAAGCACGACCACCACAGCCGTCGTGGCCTGCTGCTGCTCGTCGGGCGCCGTCGCCGGCTGCTCGGCTACCTCCAGAAGGTCGACATCAACCGCTACCGCGCGCTCATCGAGCGTCTCGGCCTGCGCCGCTGAACGACCCGCACCAGCCCGGACCGTCTCGGTCCGGGCTGGTCCTGCGTCGGGGCCGGCCCGTCCGGGCCGCCCGCCGCCGGACCTGCACGACCTGAACGACACGCACCACCAGAACCACCACCGCGCCGACCCCGCTCGTCCGGTCCTCGGTAGTGGTCCCCGGAGTTCGACGCTCCGAGGGCCACGGTCGAAGACCGTCGCGGGGCAGGGCGGCGCCTTCGAGAACAAGGAGGGCACCCGTGGAGGGTCCCGAGATCCAGTTCGCCGAGGCCACGATCGACAACGGTCGCTTCGGCACCCGCACCGTCCGCTTCGAGACGGGCCGCCTGGCCAAGCAGGCCGCCGGCTCCGCCGTCGCCTACCTGGACGACGACACGATGCTGCTGTCGGCCACGACGGCCGGCAAGCACCCCCGTGAGGGCTTCGACTTCTTCCCGCTGACGGTGGACGTCGAGGAGCGGCAGTACGCCGCCGGCAAGATCCCCGGCTCGTTCTTCCGCCGCGAGGGCCGGCCCTCGACCGAGGCGATCCTCGCGTGCCGTCTCATCGACCGCCCGCTGCGCCCGCTGTTCGTCAAGGGTCTGCGCAACGAGGTCCAGGTCGTCGTCACCGTGCTGTCGATCAACCCCGACGACGCCTACGACGTGCTGGCCATCAACGCCGCGTCGATCAGCACGCAGATCTCCGGCCTGCCGTTCTCCGGCCCGGTCGGCGCCGTGCGCATCGCGCTGATCGACGGCCAGTGGGTCGCGTTCCCGCGCTACACCGAGCGCGAGCGGGCCACGTTCGAGATCGTCGTCGCGGGTCGCGTCGTCGAGGGCGGCGACGTCGCCATCGCGATGATCGAGGCCGAGGCACCCGAGAAGTCGTGGAACCTCATCCGCAACGAGGGCGGCGTCGCCCCGACCGAGGCCGTCGTGGCCGAGGGCCTCGAGGCGTCCAAGCCGTTCATCAAGGCGCTCGTCACGGCGCAGATGGAGCTGGCGGCACAGTCCGCCAAGGAGACGCAGACGTTCCCGACGTTCCCGGACTACCAGCCCGACGCGTATGCCGCCGTCGAGCAGGCCGCCACCGAGCGCCTGTCCGCCGCGCTGCAGATCGCGGGCAAGCAGGAGCGCGAGAACCGCCTCGACGAGATCAAGGCCGAGGTGCAGGCCGAGCTCGCCGCGCAGTTCGAGGGTCGCGAGAAGGAGGTGTCCGCGGCGTACCGCTCGGTGCAGAAGCAGCTCATCCGCCAGCGGATCCTCACCGACGGCTTCCGCATCGACGGTCGCGGGCTGCGGGACATCCGCACGCTCTCGGCCGAGGTCGAGGTGCTGCCCCGCACGCACGGCTCGGCGCTGTTCGAGCGCGGCGAGACCCAGATCCTGGGGGTCACCACGCTGAACATGCTCCGCATGGAGCAGCAGCTCGACACGCTGGCGCCCGAGACGCGCAAGCGGTACATGCACCACTACAACTTCCCGCCGTTCTCCACGGGGGAGACGGGCCGCGTCGGCTCGCCGAAGCGCCGCGAGATCGGCCACGGCGCGCTCGCCGAGCGCGCGATCGTGCCGGTGCTCCCGTCGCGCGAGGAGTTCCCGTACGCGATCCGTCAGGTCTCCGAGGCACTGGGCTCCAACGGTTCGACGTCCATGGGCTCGGTCTGCGCCGCGACCCTGTCACTGCTCAACGCCGGTGTGCCGCTGCGCGCGCCGGTGGCCGGCATCGCGATGGGCCTGGTCTCGGACACGGTCGACGGTGAGACCCGCTACGCGGCGCTCACCGACATCCTCGGCGCCGAGGACGCGTTCGGTGACATGGACTTCAAGGTCGCCGGCACGCGGGAGTTCGTCACGGCCATCCAGCTCGACACCAAGCTCGACGGCATCCCCGCCTCCGTCCTGGCCGGCGCGCTGACGCAGGCCAAGGAGGCGCGCCTCGCGATCCTCGACGTCATCGCCGAGGCCATCGACGTGCCGGACGAGATGAGCCCGTTCGCACCGCGCGTCATCTCCGTGAAGGTGCCGGTCGACAAGA contains these protein-coding regions:
- a CDS encoding polyribonucleotide nucleotidyltransferase, with translation MEGPEIQFAEATIDNGRFGTRTVRFETGRLAKQAAGSAVAYLDDDTMLLSATTAGKHPREGFDFFPLTVDVEERQYAAGKIPGSFFRREGRPSTEAILACRLIDRPLRPLFVKGLRNEVQVVVTVLSINPDDAYDVLAINAASISTQISGLPFSGPVGAVRIALIDGQWVAFPRYTERERATFEIVVAGRVVEGGDVAIAMIEAEAPEKSWNLIRNEGGVAPTEAVVAEGLEASKPFIKALVTAQMELAAQSAKETQTFPTFPDYQPDAYAAVEQAATERLSAALQIAGKQERENRLDEIKAEVQAELAAQFEGREKEVSAAYRSVQKQLIRQRILTDGFRIDGRGLRDIRTLSAEVEVLPRTHGSALFERGETQILGVTTLNMLRMEQQLDTLAPETRKRYMHHYNFPPFSTGETGRVGSPKRREIGHGALAERAIVPVLPSREEFPYAIRQVSEALGSNGSTSMGSVCAATLSLLNAGVPLRAPVAGIAMGLVSDTVDGETRYAALTDILGAEDAFGDMDFKVAGTREFVTAIQLDTKLDGIPASVLAGALTQAKEARLAILDVIAEAIDVPDEMSPFAPRVISVKVPVDKIGEVIGPKGKMINQIQEETGADISIEDDGTVYIGATDGPSAEAARAAINAIANPHMPEIGERFVGTVVKTTTFGAFISLSPGKDGLLHISQIRKLVGGKRVENVEDVLAVGQKVQVEIGEIDPRGKLSLHAVLDEEQAEGEKAAATADADA
- the rpsO gene encoding 30S ribosomal protein S15, producing MSLDTATKQSIMAEYATHEGDTGSPEVQIAVLTQRIKDLTEHLKAHKHDHHSRRGLLLLVGRRRRLLGYLQKVDINRYRALIERLGLRR
- a CDS encoding bifunctional riboflavin kinase/FAD synthetase, yielding MQVWTEVSQVPTGWGPSVVTLGNFDGVHRGHVAVLRRMVDDARAAGAHAVAVTFTPHPAQVHRPHDAPPLLLGDRDRIELLEATGLDAVLLVTYTLDFARQTPQEFVERYLVGALRARTVVVGRDVRFGWQNSGDLSTMRGLGEQYGFDVEVIADVRPDETPDAGPAHRRWSSTWVRELLVAGDVRAAADVLGRPHRVRGVVVHGDARGRELGYPTANLGATTGLVPADGVYAGWLRREHRPDGTPVGQDRVLPAAVSIGTNPTFEGRERRVEAYVLDRTDLDLYGEEVVLELVERLRPTLRFDSVDELLARMAVDVEDVRRVLGAGATRSGSVPT